Proteins encoded by one window of Lathyrus oleraceus cultivar Zhongwan6 chromosome 1, CAAS_Psat_ZW6_1.0, whole genome shotgun sequence:
- the LOC127083865 gene encoding probable flavin-containing monooxygenase 1 → MEKKVAIIGAGLSGLIACKYVLETGFQPVVFEADEGLGGQWRHTIESTKIQNPKQDFQFVDFPWDSSVKEDNPNNQQVQAYFNAYAQRFGIVPCIRFNSKVIDIDYVGESNEDIKSWELWNGDGTPFGSKGTWHITLQDTKTFSTEVYKAEFVILCIGKYSGLPNFPEFPHGKGPEIFKGKAMHSMDYAALDNKTAAELIKNKRVTVVGSGKSALDVATEIADKNGVNYPCTMIQRTVHWFLLDFKIWGFSLAYLYFNRFAELLVHKPGENLLLSLVATLLSPFRWGFGRLIEIYLKSKLPLKKFGLVPKHSFHHDMYKCTFGVLPDLYFDKLKERSILIKKSQTVSFCNEGLIIDGEAKPIESDLVIFATGFKGDQKLKSIFKSPTFQSYIKTPTNVTVPLYRQVLHPQIPQLAIMGYAEALSNIYSNEMRCQWLAQFLDGNIKLPSVKEMEKDVKVWEETIKQYDRKWNSCIVTCGIWYNDQLCKDMKCNHLRKKSAFAELFEPYGPSDYNGLVQK, encoded by the exons ATGGAAAAAAAGGTTGCAATTATTGGTGCTGGACTCAGTGGCCTAATCGCCTGCAAATATGTTCTAGAGACTGGTTTTCAACCAGTTGTGTTTGAAGCAGATGAAGGCCTTGGAGGTCAATGGAGACACACTATTGAGTCTACAAAAATCCAAAACCCTAAACAAGATTTTCAGTTTGTTGACTTTCCATGGGATTCTTCTGTGAAAGAGGATAATCCAAATAATCAACAAGTGCAAGCTTATTTTAATGCTTATGCTCAACGTTTTGGAATTGTTCCTTGCATAAGATTCAATTCTAAAGTCATTGATATTGATTATGTTGGTGAGTCTAACGAAGATATTAAGTCATGGGAGTTATGGAATGGTGATGGAACTCCTTTTGGGTCCAAGGGGACATGGCATATTACTCTGCAAGATACTAAGACTTTCTCAACTGAG GTGTATAAAGCTGAGTTTGTTATTCTTTGCATCGGAAAATACAGTGGTTTGCCAAATTTTCCTGAGTTTCCTCATGGAAAAGGCCCAGAAATTTTCAAGGGTAAAGCTATGCATTCTATGGATTATGCTGCCTTGGACAACAAGACTGCTGCTGAATTGATCAAAAACAAGAGAGTTACAGTAGTTGGATCAGGAAAATCTGCTCTTGATGTAGCTACTGAAATTGCAGATAAAAATG GAGTCAATTATCCTTGTACCATGATTCAGAGAACAGTTCATTGGTTTCTCCTAGATTTCAAAATTTGGGGCTTTAGTCTTGCATACCTCTATTTCAACCGTTTCGCGGAGCTTTTAGTTCACAAGCCCGGCGAAAACCTCCTTCTTAGCCTCGTGGCCACTTTACTTTCACCGTTC AGATGGGGATTCGGCAGACTCATTGAAATATATTTAAAATCAAAGCTACCATTGAAGAAGTTCGGACTTGTACCAAAACACAGCTTTCATCATGACATGTACAAATGTACATTCGGAGTACTTCCTGATTTGTATTTCGACAAGCTGAAAGAAAGATCCATCTTGATAAAGAAATCACAAACTGTTAGCTTCTGCAACGAAGGTTTGATCATCGACGGAGAAGCCAAACCTATCGAATCAGATCTAGTCATTTTCGCGACAGGATTCAAAGGTGACCAAAAACTCAAAAGCATATTCAAATCTCCAACATTCCAAAGTTACATTAAAACTCCAACAAATGTAACAGTTCCTCTCTACAGACAAGTACTTCATCCTCAAATCCCGCAGTTGGCGATCATGGGATACGCTGAGGCGTTATCGAACATCTATTCGAATGAAATGAGATGTCAATGGCTAGCACAATTTTTGGATGGGAATATTAAGTTGCCTAGTGTTAAGGAGATGGAAAAGGATGTTAAAGTGTGGGAAGAGACTATAAAGCAATATGATAGAAAATGGAATTCATGCATTGTTACTTGTGGGATATGGTATAATGATCAATTGTGCAAGGATATGAAGTGTAATCACTTGAGGAAGAAGAGTGCTTTTGCAGAGCTTTTTGAACCATATGGACCATCTGATTATAATGGTCTTGTTCAAAAATGA